TGCGTGCTCAACCTCAAGCTCCGCGAGGGCCTCTGCGACCAAAGTCAATGCCTCGCGTGAGGGCACGCCGATCACCTGCCGGCGGACACCCGCGGGATTGATCAGTGGGCCCAGGAGGTTGAAAATCGTACGGATCTTCAACTCGGATCGAATCGGCGCAACGTGTCGCATCGCAGGATGAAGTCGGCGAGCAAACAGAAAGGCGATTCCGGCTTCGTCCAGACAGCGACCGGAACCGTCTGCCGAAAGCTCAATAGCCACACCGAGGGCCTCGAGCGTATCCGCACCGCCGAATTTTCCTGAAGCTGCTCGGTTTCCGTGCTTGGCGACAGCGGCACCTGCGCCCGCGGCAACCAGGGCCGAGGCTGTCGAAATACTGAAGGTGCTCTGACCATCGCCTCCGGTTCCGCAGGTATCCACAAGCGGCTTCTGGTGTGTGGAGACCCGACTCGAGTGCTTCCGTAAAGCTCGCGCTGCACTCACCAGTTGGTCTGCAGACTCGCCCTGAACCCGCAGGCCCGTCAAAAAACTTGCCGCGAGAACCGAAGAAGCTTCGCCGCTGATCAGTGCCTCGACAGCTGCACCTGTAGCGTCGGCCGGCAGCCTTTCCCCGGAGGCCAGAACACTCAGGGCTTTTCGTAAAACGTCGTCAGCAATCACGATCGCGATACCTCTTCGAGAAAGTTGGCCAGCAAAGACTTGCCTTCGCTCGTCAAAATGGACTCCGGGTGAAATTGCACACCCTCAAGGAACCATTCCTTGTGACGGACGCCCATGATCACTTTTTCATCCCCATCATAGGTCCATGCCGTCAAATCCAGATCCGCCGGGAGGGAC
This window of the Candidatus Binatia bacterium genome carries:
- the trpD gene encoding anthranilate phosphoribosyltransferase, with translation MIADDVLRKALSVLASGERLPADATGAAVEALISGEASSVLAASFLTGLRVQGESADQLVSAARALRKHSSRVSTHQKPLVDTCGTGGDGQSTFSISTASALVAAGAGAAVAKHGNRAASGKFGGADTLEALGVAIELSADGSGRCLDEAGIAFLFARRLHPAMRHVAPIRSELKIRTIFNLLGPLINPAGVRRQVIGVPSREALTLVAEALAELEVEHALVVHSRDGLDEISLAAENDLIEVREGKLRSFTLSAVDLKLSEVSPADLRAETLEDSVRIVRQILAGEPSPQADVVAANTGAALYVAGLSETIEDGVKKAQASMSSGAAADALARLVEISNREFARGDVA